The Musa acuminata AAA Group cultivar baxijiao chromosome BXJ3-6, Cavendish_Baxijiao_AAA, whole genome shotgun sequence region AGACGAACATGAAACTAGATTGATCCGAAGGTCTCACTTGCCTGTGGCCACCGACGGGCCTGACAATAAACATCAAGGAGATGACCACCATCGATGGTCCAACCGCAACCATGAAGATCAAAGCGGCATGATCGGGTGTATGTATCATCGCAAAGATCTGCGTCAAGATTGCACCACTGAGACCAGCAAAGCCTTTCAATATGCCCACTATAGGGCCCCTGCTCTTAGGAAAGTTTTGTACACACGAAACCAGCGCAGCTGTGTTGAAGTACGTCTCTCCATTTGTCCCCACAAATATGAGAATGCACATCTGTGCACGAAGCAGAGAAGGATAAAGAAGGTTACTCGTAGAATTAACCCACTTTGAAGCTCTAAGCAACAGTATAACACATGATTACCATGCTGGAATGTTCAAAGAGATCGAACAACAACAGAAGATAAGTGATCAATGTTGCTGCTAAGTTACATGTTGGCACTGAACTTTGAACAGATGAATGCTGCTGACATTTCACTCGAGAGATGATGAAGAACAGTCATTTCAGTCATGCATGGGAATTGTCTAGATATCAAATGCAAGGAGGCTCTACTTCGAAATCAGATGATGCAGAGCACAGTGAAAACGTCATTAAGAAGGCAACAGATGGATGGAGAACCAACTATGATCGCGTATAAATCATGTTTTGAACAGGATTGCAATGAGCATTATACTAATTTGCAATAAACAAACCGAATGCTGCACTCAAACAAATCATGACTGTGGCAGAAAGACAATACCGAAGTGAATATGCGATAAAACTACAAAGGAAATAAATTTAATGTTCCCTTATTTCCCACAATAAAATAGCTTGTAAATCCCAAACACAGGTGTTTGTTTCAGATTCTTAAAGCTAAATGGACCAACACCCACTCGAATGAAGACTCACCTTTCTACATCCCCTCGATGAAGAGAATCATGATGTCCGCTAATAGCTTTCCAAGTGATTAGGTGCATTTGACCATGTGTGCATGAGAAGCAGTGCTCATTCTAATTTATGTGGAGTGCTCACAGTTCTTTAATCCTCTCAAAGAAACCATGAAAAGCAGATTGCTTCTCTGCAACTCAGAGAGGAACTACAAAATAGTCGAAAGAACTATTCTGAACAAAGTTATATTTGCATCTGAACAAGAGGAGATTGGCTATTCTAACAGTCATGGATCTCCCAACAATGTTTTTGGCAAAGCAAGAGATTAAGTTTCAATTTGCAGCGTGTTGCTTGGAAACTAAAAGAATCAAATAACATCAGTGAACAACTTGACCAAATGAAATGATGAAAACATCGATGAAAGAAGGTGGGAGAACTCCTTTATCTCAATCATTCACACCAAAACAACATAAAGAATCAGCGGGAGAACTCCTATGTAAAATCTCATTCAGGGGAAGTGCTATCCGAACGATAACCCACACACCAGGTCATGATTCATGAAATCGAAATCATGAACTTCGAATTCGTAGCTAATTCCAGTGATCCTCTCGATTTCTGATTCATTCAAGGAGCAGAAATGGCAAACAGCGACTGTTTGATGAAAATACCAACACCAAAACAAAAGAGTACGGAGGAAGAATCCACTCACCGCCCACAGTGGCAACACGGGGGCTCTTCCGGTCACGATGAGCCAAACCCAGCCGTAGCCCACGAAGTTCTGCAACACCCCGATTAGCAGCGCCGCCCAGAGCGGGAGGATCTCGCAGAGGCTCCCGGCGAGGAAGCCGATGCTGTCGCCCAGATCCTTGGCGACGCCGAGCCTCGCGATCTGGCGTTGGTTGTAGCCCAGGGAGCTCTTGATGACCGGCGACAGGCTGCCAAAGAGGTACCCGATCCCTGCGACGGCCTGCACCCACATTGCGGCCACGAACACGAGCCATCTGTTGTGCAACAACGTGCCCAGCCTCCCTCGCAGCTCACCCATCGCCTCCCGACCAAATCAAGATCGCAAAGTCCTCACCAAAGCTCGGATCTTTTCTCCCGACTTCCCGGTAGATGCGCCCGGAACGCAATCTAAAGGCCTCCCGTGCCTCTTTTACACCAGAAAAATATCAAATCTTGATTCAAGAAACCAAAGAAGGAACACTCGAAGTAGATTCTCCAAGTCAAATCAGATTTCCTCCCTTCCAAGAACCAAACTTTTCTGCTCTTGCAATTACATATGCATTAATTAGGGGGGATGATACCGATCAAAATTTTCTACGGTGGAGGGAGAAGCTTTCTTCCGGGGCCAACCCTACGGACGAAGCAGGGCACGGAACACGAACGCCGGTATCACACGCGGGGACGGTCGGGTCAGCGACCTGCATAGACTATTAACTTGTCAGCGTTGCAATCGAGCCTTGTGGATGTCCGGATGCGATGGCCAGCTGGGAACGACAGCCGCCCCGTGGAATGTTTCCCTGCCTGGATCGAGATCAGCGAACACCACCACTTCCCCTACCCATCTCTGCCATGTAGCCACCTAGTGACGTCATCATGGAACAGTACGGACGGACCCAGCCTGGTTCACCAATGGGAGGACACGCTTTCCTGAACGGTGCCTCGATGGAATGATCGACCACGCCAGAGCGCAGGGAGGCCGTGGCCGAGAAGAATAAGAGCACGCGGCATTATCCACTTACTAATATCGCATAatcatcatatttataatttacatgCATATATTATTACTATTAGTAGTCTTCGAGAATTATAATAAAGCTAATTAGAGATTACCTTTGTAATTAGGTATctcgattcttatatttttaaaagtcatATTAATATCTCTATATTTACGAAACATTTAACTccgttattttatataattattttttttatataaggatcttaatattttatttttataaatataaggatctcaatataatttttgaaaatatattaattaaaatactaaaaataattatttataagagataattgtttcttttttttttctagggtTTTTCGACCACCCTTTTTGTTGATAGAGGTGCGGATGGAGCTGTGTTATCCACCATTGAAAGAGATATGGGTGAGCTGATTCCAAGTGTCAGCTCTCATGGATCAGCAGTTTGAGCCTTTCATTTAAAAGTCATGtgatgatgtatatatatatccacatgATTTCTTCTTTCTATGTCAAAAATTGACATATAGACTTAGGAATCCAACATAAGTTGCAATCAGATTTGCTTCTTCATCACTCACACAATCTAAGAGGAGATTTTTGCATACGCGTACGTTGACCGAATTGGTTCGTTTAATGTATTATAACACCGACACATTAAACATAATAAATGAAATGGAGAAACTTACTtcatttcttaccgaaatcaaacACATGGATGTCGAAAGTCACAGCATTATTAGTGTTTATCATCTGTTCCGATGTCTTATCGATCAACCTTTTATTATATTCTAATAAATGCATCGTCATGATTTGGATggttttgatgacttgataaaatgaatcactaTAATACAACCACACACtaaatgtaaaaaaatatttaaatcatataaaatttgttaattatatttattaacgaTAAGTTAATATCTCATCATCGTGCGAGCATGAAGTCTCATGAAAAATTATCTGTTTTAAGTGAATCCACATGACCTTCGTTGAGAAATTATCAGAATACTATTAGAAGAAAGGTAATGAGTCATTAACTTTTTTATTACacgatattaataaaaatatttagtctcATGTTGATTGAGAAATAAGATAATCAAAGaacttataaatataaaattatatggtCTCATCTaaagtaaataattttataaaatattaattaagatataaatatttttattttatttaattataactATAATAATTTAAGTGAGAGagatgatttgatttgattttatagGTCGTTCCGACTCTTGTATGTACTGTGGTACCAACTTGTGGCATATTCGATCTTTAAGTAGATTGGCTCCCCAACTCATGTTGTCATGCCGCACAAGCAAAAACCAACTTTCAACACCCTCTCTCCCTCTTTGTCgttacaaagagagagagagagagagagagagacggggcAAATCATAGCAGGCAGTGCTTTCATCAAACATAGCCCCGTTCATCACGCTGACGTCCCTAAACATCGAATCTTATTTTAAATCTTTGTCGGTACACGGCGACCTCAGAATATTAAATAAATCACGTGATTCATGAGTTGTTGCATATGACAGATCTTTCTTCGTGGACGCCACATGATAAAGAGACAGCcaccacacacaaatatatatatatatatatatatatatatatatacacatcaaGTCAGTTCTACAACTTTGATTGTCATGTATTGCATTATAAAAAGACCTTCCAAATGAGTTTTCGGAGATGAACACATTTACTTATACATCCGATGGAATTTTCGGAATCTCTTGTTAGAGTTTTATCGAGTATGTCTCTTAACATAATTTTTGTCCCCTGATAGATACCTCACCAGAATCTAAAAGTGGATCTAGATTCACTCTTCACCCTTACACATCAGACAAATAGAATTCGTCGCAACAATAACATTCCGATTCCGATTCGGGTAAAATCTATGAATGTCCAAACCGCTATCATCCCTACAGTTATCCCAATCTAATCCAAGGTTTAATCTGAATTAGTCTTGATAAACCAATAGCCCAGGTTTTGAGTTGGGCTGTAGAGGGGCCCATTCCACCCTCCAAAGTTCATACCTTGAGTGGCCGGCGAAACTTCATATTCCTTACGTACATCCAAAAAGGCTTCTAAGGTCTAAAATCAATAGTTTTCCTCGATATAATATTTGTTACATTaaaccttaaaaaaaaaatattttttatttatattatctgATATTATTATTGTGTAATCGATGATAAAACCAACCAACGATCATTTCAAGTATGTTCTGAACGGATTGAATCCAAGAAAACTAAAAGGACAGGAAATGGTGCAGTGAGTACTGTGGGTGGTGACCTCGGTGCTGGGGTTTGGGATCTCCTCCTCCTGCTTTGATTCCGTGGCCATTAGCTTTCCACCTCCTTCTTACCCCTCTCCTCGGTTATCCCCTCGCccccatgtatatatatatatatatatatacatatacatgtacttaCGTTGAGGACATACAGCATCGGCGTTGGAGAAGAAGATCCAGAGCAGCCGCAGAGATGGCAGACTGGGGGCCGGTGTTCATGGCGGTGATACTGTTCATCCTTCTCTCCCCGGGCCTCTTGTTCCAGGTCCCCGGCAGGAGCCGCTTCATCGAGTTCGGCAACTTCCAGACCAGCGGCATCTCCATACTCGTCCACTCCATCATCTACTTCGGCCTCCTCGCCATCTTCCTCCTCGCCGTCCACGTCCACATGTACATCGGCTACTAGCTAGTCTAATTCCCCTTGATAGGATTGCAGACGCTTCCTCGTGCCTTGTTCCTCTTTGCTTGATGACCGCAGTGTGTGAGATCCTTGCTTCTGATGTCTTGTTTCTTCGAACGAGTGAGAATTCCTGGCCTTGCTTGTTCGAGTGCATGCAGTTCCTCACCATGAATGCTTGCAGGAAGTATCCGAACGAGAAACGTTGCGCACGCATAGCCAAATGGTGGAGCATCTCTTTTAGCGTCTAGTAGAAGCTAACGATCTCACTTCATGGCCTTTACCAACTTCAAATTAATATGAATGAATCTGATACTTTGCTTCTACTCATTTAAATAAGATAATGTAAAAGCAGCTTTTATTATTGATGTACGACTCGATTAATGAGATGACCACGTAATTTGCACTGCATAGAGGTATTCGATCGGTGGGCGTACGCTCTCATTCTTATCGTGCTCCGCTCCTGATGCAATCCTTCATGTCCTCATGGGTCGGATCCACTTAAGCTAGACTACTCTGCCTGGACCACCTCACCTTTCCCGTTACGTGGCATGATCGCGGTGGTTCGATCAGTGGACCCCAGCGGTCGGCCAGGTGGAGCCCGAAGATTCCGCTACAGGCGACGTTACGGGCTACCCACGATTTCCATCAGGGGCCCTACGACGACGAACGAAGTACACGTGGGTGGATGGCTGGCATCGATCACCGCTTAATTGGGATCTGACGGCTGCTGCATGCCGCGGATCGAGAAGTCGACGGTCAGGATCCGACACCAAGGGTGGCCCCCCCACTCGAAGTTTCCATTTGTGATTATAAAAAGGTGGTTTTCTTTGAGTAATTGTGTCTCGTTGTTACATAGAGGAGGAGGGAAGCGGGAGAGGGGTTAAGAACCCGTGTTCGTTCGGATCCTTGGAATCGGACACAGGCCGTGGAGATCGGTTTGGGGTGGGAGGGCGGCTTTGGTCGATTCCATCTCGCGCAGGTGCCCTTCGAGGAGTCTCGGTCTGGTACGTGGAATATGATTTTCCCGTGCTTTTAGGTCGAAACTCTTTTCCCCTTcatctttgatgctttctttgtCTGATCCTTGAATTTTGCTGGCCTCCGTCGATTTATACTCAGTCGTGTTATAATTGGTGACAGATGGTGTTCGATTCCCGTTTCCTATGGATTCCTAGTTCTTGAATTATA contains the following coding sequences:
- the LOC103987996 gene encoding uncharacterized protein LOC103987996; translated protein: MADWGPVFMAVILFILLSPGLLFQVPGRSRFIEFGNFQTSGISILVHSIIYFGLLAIFLLAVHVHMYIGY